The following proteins are encoded in a genomic region of Candidatus Limnocylindrales bacterium:
- a CDS encoding ELWxxDGT repeat protein: protein MDELLAELEAPQARHAPVLFARRPSELSRLAPGWNRRRWDDRPSGVHANHLRAAAPPPAASFLLLAALICAILTAVLALAAPVVAHAQFSAYRVKEIYTGSSQSFPEYLTPLAGEVFFAASDAASSRELWKSDGTAAGTVLHADIALGNLASSPQDLIRFGDSIVFTATDQITGRELWMTDGAETFLLKDIEVGTEGSDPVDMTVVGEKLFFKATTTAFAQELWVSDGTPDGTVMVEDMSVGPLGTSIFNMAESQGKLFFDAITSGTGGEPWVSDGTAAGTFLLKDIRAGSSGSSPDEFVEFAGRTFFTAYDGAAAYGEEIWTTDGTPAGTQLFKDINPGTDSASVHELTVIGDTMWFGANGGTTGRELWKSDGTPEGTVLVKDINPGTASSLPHGFMPLGDLVIFAAQTPSLGTELWRTDGTPEGTVLLKDIYAGSSWSNPSQFVLHQGRLFFTAADAASGVELWMTDGTSEGTVRVADIRSGTGSSEPRWLTPLGTRLLFNANPGTEGVELWALSLCGDSLVDPTETCDPGAASCCTSTCTVATAGSVCRAASGQCDVAETCTGSSTTCPADGFASSDTECRASAGDCDLVEKCTGTSGQCPADAFASDQTVCRSVADACDVAETCTGSSPTCPEDGFAGPEVSCRYGLGDCDPTEQCTGTSRECPQDALLPQGTLCRGISGACDEIEVCDGVSRDCPADAFAASDTPCRDAAGVCDADDYCDGTSAACADLKSTQVCRAAADAQCDVAESCDGVSNDCPADAHTNDGSGCDDSDICSIGDTCQQGSCTAGEPSALGRTLLKATLRDGADTLKIKTTLPLSGFASAPDEGGLSLTVMGDAGQGLFAAEIPAEAFEDVGGHGSVYRFRDDEGAVDAASGLRSVVINLREDEARVTVTGNEVELVDAAGQPAVTLAIIVGGDEDGDCLTGMDLPCQGTPRSLRCGN from the coding sequence ATGGATGAGCTCCTGGCCGAGCTGGAGGCTCCCCAGGCGCGGCACGCGCCGGTGCTGTTCGCACGCAGGCCCAGCGAGCTTTCCCGCCTTGCCCCGGGCTGGAACCGTCGCCGATGGGACGACCGGCCGAGCGGCGTGCATGCCAACCATCTCCGCGCAGCCGCGCCGCCGCCGGCAGCGAGCTTCCTTCTGCTGGCGGCGCTGATCTGCGCCATCCTCACCGCCGTGCTGGCGCTGGCCGCGCCGGTGGTCGCGCATGCGCAGTTCTCCGCCTATCGCGTCAAGGAGATCTACACGGGCAGCAGCCAGTCGTTTCCCGAATACCTGACGCCGCTGGCGGGCGAGGTTTTCTTTGCCGCCTCGGATGCGGCCAGCAGCCGCGAGCTCTGGAAGAGCGATGGGACGGCGGCCGGCACCGTCCTGCACGCCGACATCGCCCTGGGCAACCTGGCGTCGAGCCCGCAGGACCTCATTCGTTTCGGCGACTCGATCGTCTTTACCGCGACCGATCAGATCACCGGACGCGAGCTGTGGATGACCGACGGCGCCGAAACCTTTCTGTTGAAGGACATCGAGGTCGGAACCGAAGGCTCGGACCCCGTCGACATGACGGTGGTGGGAGAGAAGCTCTTCTTCAAGGCGACCACCACGGCCTTCGCGCAGGAGTTGTGGGTGAGCGACGGCACACCCGATGGCACCGTGATGGTCGAGGACATGAGCGTTGGACCGCTCGGCACGTCCATCTTCAACATGGCCGAGTCGCAGGGGAAGCTGTTCTTCGACGCGATCACCTCGGGCACCGGCGGCGAGCCATGGGTGAGCGACGGCACGGCGGCCGGAACATTCCTGCTCAAGGATATCCGCGCCGGCTCCAGCGGCAGCAGCCCGGACGAGTTCGTGGAGTTCGCCGGCAGGACGTTCTTCACCGCGTACGATGGAGCCGCCGCCTACGGCGAAGAGATCTGGACCACCGATGGGACGCCGGCGGGCACGCAGCTTTTCAAGGACATCAACCCGGGGACCGACAGCGCCAGCGTCCATGAGCTGACCGTCATCGGCGACACGATGTGGTTCGGCGCCAACGGCGGCACGACCGGCCGCGAGCTGTGGAAGAGCGACGGAACGCCCGAAGGCACGGTCCTGGTCAAGGACATCAATCCCGGCACCGCCTCATCGCTGCCGCACGGATTCATGCCCCTCGGCGACCTCGTGATCTTCGCCGCCCAGACGCCCTCCCTCGGCACCGAGCTGTGGCGCACCGACGGAACGCCCGAAGGCACGGTTCTCCTCAAGGACATCTACGCCGGATCGAGCTGGTCGAACCCGAGCCAGTTCGTCCTTCATCAGGGCAGGCTCTTCTTCACCGCCGCCGACGCGGCCTCCGGCGTCGAGCTCTGGATGACCGATGGCACCAGCGAAGGAACGGTGCGCGTGGCCGACATCCGCTCCGGAACCGGCAGCTCGGAACCGCGATGGCTGACCCCGCTCGGCACGCGTCTGCTGTTCAACGCCAACCCGGGCACCGAAGGCGTGGAGCTGTGGGCATTGTCGCTGTGCGGCGACTCGCTCGTCGATCCCACCGAGACGTGCGACCCTGGCGCCGCCTCCTGTTGCACGTCGACCTGCACCGTTGCCACGGCAGGCTCGGTCTGCCGTGCTGCAAGCGGCCAGTGCGACGTTGCCGAGACGTGCACTGGCTCCTCCACCACGTGTCCGGCCGACGGCTTCGCCAGTTCCGACACCGAGTGCCGCGCTTCCGCCGGCGACTGCGACCTCGTCGAGAAATGCACCGGCACAAGCGGGCAATGCCCGGCCGACGCCTTCGCCTCCGACCAGACGGTCTGCCGCAGCGTGGCCGACGCGTGCGACGTTGCCGAGACGTGCACCGGGTCATCGCCCACGTGTCCCGAGGACGGCTTTGCCGGGCCGGAGGTATCGTGCCGCTACGGTCTCGGCGACTGCGATCCGACCGAGCAATGCACCGGAACTTCGCGCGAGTGTCCGCAAGATGCGCTGCTGCCGCAGGGCACGCTCTGCCGCGGCATCTCCGGCGCGTGCGACGAGATCGAAGTCTGCGATGGAGTCAGCCGCGACTGCCCGGCCGATGCGTTCGCCGCCAGCGACACGCCCTGCCGCGACGCCGCGGGCGTCTGCGATGCCGACGACTACTGCGACGGCACGTCGGCCGCCTGCGCCGACCTCAAGAGCACGCAGGTCTGTCGCGCGGCGGCCGATGCGCAATGCGACGTGGCCGAATCCTGTGACGGCGTCTCCAACGACTGCCCGGCCGACGCCCATACCAACGACGGCAGCGGCTGCGACGACTCCGACATCTGCAGCATCGGCGACACGTGCCAGCAGGGAAGCTGCACGGCCGGAGAGCCGAGCGCGCTCGGCCGCACGTTGCTCAAGGCGACGCTGCGCGACGGCGCCGATACGTTGAAGATCAAGACGACGCTACCGCTCAGCGGCTTTGCCTCTGCGCCCGACGAAGGCGGGCTGTCGCTGACGGTGATGGGCGATGCGGGCCAGGGGCTGTTCGCGGCCGAGATCCCTGCGGAAGCGTTCGAAGATGTGGGCGGCCACGGGTCGGTCTACCGGTTCCGCGACGACGAGGGTGCCGTCGATGCGGCCAGCGGCCTGCGATCCGTCGTCATCAACCTGCGCGAGGACGAGGCGCGCGTGACCGTCACCGGCAACGAGGTCGAGCTGGTCGATGCTGCCGGGCAGCCGGCGGTCACTCTTGCCATCATCGTCGGCGGCGACGAAGACGGCGATTGCCTGACCGGCATGGACCTGCCGTGCCAGGGCACGCCCCGTTCGCTTCGCTGCGGCAACTGA